A portion of the Pseudomonas sp. GR 6-02 genome contains these proteins:
- a CDS encoding DUF6388 family protein: MAATEQQHEQALRKFLDERPELRLELDNLNPLLAQAKGETMAQYRDERLHEAFEAEAERLGLFAWELTLQLTTATPEEYQAQRMEVHKEVAEMAGMNWLEYCELYGLTK; the protein is encoded by the coding sequence ATGGCGGCAACCGAACAGCAACACGAACAGGCGCTGAGGAAATTTCTCGATGAACGCCCTGAGCTGCGTCTTGAGCTCGACAATCTCAATCCCCTGCTCGCCCAGGCCAAAGGCGAGACGATGGCGCAGTACCGCGACGAACGCTTGCATGAAGCGTTCGAAGCCGAGGCCGAGCGCCTGGGTTTGTTTGCCTGGGAGCTGACACTGCAACTGACCACCGCCACGCCCGAGGAATATCAGGCCCAACGCATGGAAGTGCACAAGGAAGTTGCAGAGATGGCCGGCATGAACTGGCTTGAGTATTGCGAGTTGTACGGGCTGACCAAATAA
- the tusD gene encoding sulfurtransferase complex subunit TusD, whose protein sequence is MKFAIALFSAAHAPSSRRALLFAQAALAGGHEIVRLFFYQDGVYNASGSVVTPQDEQDLPKQWRNFVSEHQLDGVVCIAAALRRGVLNEEEAQRYQREAVAVGAPWELSGLGQLHDAVQDADRLICFGGA, encoded by the coding sequence ATGAAATTCGCCATTGCGCTGTTTTCCGCCGCCCATGCGCCCTCCTCGCGCCGTGCCTTGCTGTTCGCCCAGGCCGCGCTGGCCGGCGGACATGAAATTGTCCGGCTGTTTTTCTATCAGGATGGCGTCTACAACGCGTCCGGCAGTGTGGTCACTCCTCAGGATGAGCAGGACTTGCCCAAGCAATGGCGCAACTTTGTCAGCGAGCATCAACTCGATGGCGTGGTCTGCATCGCCGCCGCCCTGCGTCGTGGCGTGCTGAACGAGGAAGAAGCCCAGCGCTATCAGCGTGAAGCGGTCGCCGTGGGCGCGCCGTGGGAATTGTCCGGCCTTGGCCAGTTGCATGACGCGGTGCAGGACGCTGACCGCCTGATCTGTTTCGGAGGCGCGTGA
- the tusC gene encoding sulfurtransferase complex subunit TusC, whose translation MAKSLLIISRQAPWSGPNAREALDIVLAGGAFDLPIGLLFLDDGVFQLAAKQDAKALQQKDLSANLQALPMFGVEDLFVCADSVAARGLAPKGLSLEEAQVLSAQDITALIDRYDQVITL comes from the coding sequence ATGGCTAAATCCTTGCTAATTATCAGCCGTCAGGCGCCGTGGTCCGGGCCGAATGCGCGGGAAGCGCTAGACATTGTATTGGCCGGCGGCGCCTTCGATCTGCCGATCGGGCTACTGTTTCTTGATGACGGCGTGTTCCAGCTCGCTGCGAAACAGGACGCCAAGGCGTTGCAGCAGAAAGACCTGAGCGCCAACCTGCAAGCCTTGCCGATGTTTGGCGTCGAAGACCTGTTCGTGTGCGCTGACAGCGTAGCGGCCCGAGGCCTGGCCCCCAAAGGTCTGTCGCTTGAAGAAGCCCAGGTACTGAGCGCCCAGGACATCACCGCCCTTATTGACCGTTACGACCAGGTGATCACCCTCTGA
- the tusB gene encoding sulfurtransferase complex subunit TusB, translating to MSTLHVLSHSPFGDERLSSCLRVIGPNDALLLSGDATYALQPGTAPFSSLHARNLKLFVLAEDAQARALQVPDWASAIDYPAFVELSIHYDKVNSWL from the coding sequence ATGTCGACTTTGCATGTGTTGTCTCATTCCCCATTCGGCGACGAGCGCCTGAGCAGTTGCCTGCGCGTGATCGGCCCCAACGATGCGCTGCTGCTGAGTGGCGATGCGACCTATGCCCTGCAGCCAGGCACCGCGCCATTCAGCTCTTTGCATGCTCGCAACCTGAAACTGTTCGTACTGGCCGAAGACGCGCAGGCCCGGGCTCTGCAAGTTCCGGACTGGGCCAGTGCCATTGACTACCCGGCCTTCGTCGAACTGTCGATTCACTATGACAAGGTCAACAGTTGGCTATGA
- a CDS encoding TusE/DsrC/DsvC family sulfur relay protein, with protein MKSLTVGARAIELDKDGFLVELSDWSTEVATALAAAEDIELSPEHWEILELLRSFYDEFQLSPATRPLIKYTALKLGPDKGNSLHLNRLFKGTPAKLAAKLAGLPKPTNCL; from the coding sequence ATGAAATCCCTGACCGTTGGCGCCCGCGCCATTGAACTGGACAAGGACGGCTTCCTGGTGGAACTGAGCGACTGGTCTACCGAGGTGGCCACCGCCCTCGCCGCCGCCGAAGACATCGAGTTGAGCCCGGAACATTGGGAAATCCTCGAACTGCTGCGCAGTTTCTACGACGAATTCCAGTTGTCCCCGGCCACCCGCCCGCTGATCAAGTACACCGCATTGAAGCTCGGCCCCGACAAGGGCAACAGCCTGCACCTGAACCGACTGTTCAAAGGCACCCCTGCCAAACTCGCCGCAAAACTGGCGGGCCTGCCCAAACCGACGAATTGCTTATGA
- a CDS encoding glycosyl transferase family protein codes for MTDYPALTLETPAEHPFAQFVRILGKGKRGARDLTRAEAREAMGMVLDDKIEDTQLGAFLMLLRHKEESAEEMAGFTEALRERLNPPALAVDLDWPTYAGKKRHLPWYLLAAKCLAQNGVRIFMHGGGAHTAGRLYSEQLLETLNIPLCRNWQQVGAALDQGGLAFMPLVDWAPQLQRMIDLRNTLGLRSPIHSLARILNPLGARCGLQSIFHPGYQAVHRDASGLLGDTAIVVKGDGGEIEINPDADSHLYGTTGGESWDEEWPQLSSQRHVKPASLDPEHLKAVWRGDVVDSYPQMALISTMALALRGLGQPREQAFETAQQYWDARDRSI; via the coding sequence ATGACCGACTATCCAGCGCTGACCCTCGAAACGCCCGCCGAGCACCCGTTCGCCCAGTTCGTGCGGATCCTTGGCAAAGGCAAACGCGGCGCCCGCGATCTGACCCGGGCCGAAGCCCGCGAGGCCATGGGCATGGTGCTCGACGACAAGATCGAGGACACCCAGCTCGGCGCGTTCCTGATGCTGTTGCGGCACAAGGAAGAGAGCGCCGAGGAAATGGCCGGGTTCACCGAAGCCTTGCGTGAACGCCTGAATCCACCGGCACTGGCGGTCGATCTGGACTGGCCGACGTACGCAGGCAAGAAGCGGCATTTGCCGTGGTATCTGCTGGCGGCCAAGTGCCTGGCGCAGAACGGCGTGCGCATCTTCATGCACGGCGGCGGCGCGCACACGGCGGGGCGGTTGTACAGCGAGCAACTGCTCGAGACGCTGAACATACCGTTGTGCCGCAACTGGCAGCAGGTCGGTGCGGCCCTCGATCAGGGCGGTCTGGCGTTCATGCCATTGGTGGACTGGGCCCCCCAGCTTCAGCGAATGATCGACCTGCGCAACACTCTGGGCCTGCGCTCGCCGATCCATTCCCTGGCGCGGATTCTCAACCCGCTGGGCGCCCGTTGTGGCCTGCAAAGCATTTTCCACCCCGGCTACCAGGCGGTGCATCGCGATGCCAGCGGTCTGCTCGGGGACACGGCAATCGTCGTCAAGGGCGATGGCGGCGAGATTGAGATCAACCCGGACGCCGACAGTCACCTGTATGGCACCACCGGCGGCGAAAGCTGGGATGAAGAATGGCCGCAGCTGTCGAGCCAGCGCCACGTCAAACCGGCGAGCCTGGACCCGGAGCACTTGAAAGCCGTATGGCGTGGCGACGTGGTCGACAGCTACCCGCAAATGGCGCTGATCTCGACCATGGCCCTGGCCTTGCGCGGCCTCGGCCAGCCCCGCGAACAAGCCTTCGAAACCGCCCAGCAATATTGGGACGCCCGGGACCGATCGATTTAA
- a CDS encoding glutathione S-transferase family protein, which produces MGLLVEGRWQDQWYQSSKDGAFQREQAQRRNWLTADGKPGPSGVGGFAAEAGRYHLYVSLACPWAHRTLILRKLKGLESLIDVSVVSWLMLENGWTFDKNLGSTGDKLDHFNFMHQRYTADTADYTGRVTVPVLWDKQTNRIVSNESAEIIRMFNSAFDDLTGNDLDFYPAPLRSEIDALNERIYPAVNNGVYRAGFATSQQAYEEAFDELFAELDRLEQLLGANRYLTGEYLTEADIRLFTTLIRFDAVYHGHFKCNLRRIADYPNLSNWLREIYQWPGIAETVDFTHIKNHYYGSHKTINPTGIVPKGPAQDFTGAHDRGRLSGKGVWRKA; this is translated from the coding sequence ATGGGTTTGTTAGTCGAAGGTCGCTGGCAGGATCAGTGGTACCAAAGCAGCAAGGATGGCGCGTTCCAGCGTGAACAGGCGCAGCGTCGCAACTGGCTGACTGCCGATGGCAAGCCAGGCCCGAGCGGCGTCGGTGGTTTTGCCGCCGAGGCCGGTCGCTATCACCTCTATGTGTCCCTCGCCTGCCCGTGGGCCCACCGCACGCTGATCCTGCGCAAACTCAAAGGCCTTGAAAGCCTGATCGACGTGTCGGTGGTCAGCTGGTTGATGCTGGAAAACGGCTGGACCTTCGATAAAAACCTCGGATCGACCGGCGACAAGCTCGATCATTTCAATTTCATGCACCAGCGCTACACCGCCGATACCGCCGACTACACCGGCCGCGTCACCGTGCCGGTGTTGTGGGATAAACAGACCAACCGCATCGTCAGCAATGAATCGGCGGAGATCATCCGCATGTTCAACAGTGCGTTCGATGACTTGACCGGCAATGACCTGGATTTCTACCCGGCACCGCTGCGCAGCGAAATCGACGCCCTGAACGAGCGGATTTATCCAGCAGTGAACAACGGCGTCTATCGCGCCGGGTTTGCCACCTCGCAGCAGGCTTATGAAGAGGCGTTCGATGAGTTGTTTGCCGAGCTGGATCGGCTGGAGCAACTGCTGGGCGCGAACCGTTACCTGACGGGTGAATACCTGACCGAAGCGGATATTCGCCTGTTCACCACGCTGATTCGTTTTGATGCGGTGTATCACGGCCACTTCAAATGCAATCTGCGGCGGATTGCCGATTATCCGAACCTGTCGAACTGGCTACGGGAGATTTATCAGTGGCCCGGGATTGCCGAGACGGTGGATTTCACCCACATCAAGAACCACTACTATGGTAGCCACAAGACCATCAATCCGACCGGGATTGTGCCGAAAGGGCCGGCGCAGGATTTCACCGGGGCACATGATCGGGGGCGGTTGAGCGGGAAAGGGGTTTGGCGCAAGGCCTGA
- the cysG gene encoding siroheme synthase CysG, with translation MDYLPLFHNLRGSRVLVVGGGEIALRKSRLLAEAGALLRVVAPEIEPQLRELVAGSGGECLVRGYVEADLDGCGLIIAATDDEPLNAQVSADAHRRCVPVNVVDAPALCSVIFPAIVDRSPLIIAVSSGGDAPVLARLIRAKLETWIPSTYGQLAGLAARFRNQVKGLFPDVQQRRAFWEDVFQGPIADRQLAGQGAEAERLMLAKINGEAPVATGEVYLVGAGPGDPDLLTFRALRLMQQADVVLYDRLVAPAILDLCRRDAERVYVGKRRADHAVPQEQINQHLVDLAKAGKRVVRLKGGDPFIFGRGGEEIEELAAHGIPFQVVPGITAASGCAAYAGIPLTHRDYAQSVRFVTGHLKDGSTDLPWADLVAPAQTLVFYMGLVGLPIICEQLIKHGRAADTPAALIQQGTTVNQRVFTGTLADLPRLVAEHEVHAPTLVIVGEVVQLREKLAWFEGAQAQV, from the coding sequence GAACCGCAGTTGCGTGAGCTGGTAGCCGGCAGCGGTGGCGAGTGCCTGGTGCGTGGCTACGTCGAGGCGGATCTGGACGGTTGCGGGCTGATCATCGCCGCCACCGACGATGAACCGCTGAACGCGCAAGTCTCCGCCGATGCCCATCGGCGTTGCGTGCCGGTCAACGTGGTGGACGCGCCGGCCCTGTGCAGCGTGATCTTCCCGGCGATCGTCGACCGTTCGCCGCTGATCATTGCCGTGTCCAGTGGCGGCGATGCGCCGGTGCTGGCGCGGTTGATTCGCGCCAAGCTGGAAACCTGGATTCCTTCCACTTACGGTCAACTGGCCGGTCTGGCGGCGCGTTTCCGCAACCAGGTCAAAGGCCTGTTTCCGGATGTGCAGCAGCGTCGGGCGTTCTGGGAGGATGTGTTCCAGGGACCGATTGCCGACCGACAACTGGCCGGGCAGGGCGCCGAGGCCGAGCGCTTGATGCTGGCCAAAATCAATGGCGAAGCCCCTGTGGCCACTGGCGAGGTTTATCTGGTGGGCGCCGGGCCGGGTGATCCCGACCTGTTGACCTTCCGCGCCTTGCGCCTGATGCAGCAAGCCGACGTGGTGCTGTATGACCGTCTGGTGGCGCCGGCGATTCTGGATTTGTGCCGTCGTGATGCCGAGCGGGTCTACGTCGGCAAGCGCCGCGCCGATCACGCCGTGCCTCAGGAACAGATCAACCAGCATTTGGTGGATCTGGCCAAGGCCGGCAAGCGCGTGGTGCGCTTGAAGGGTGGCGATCCGTTCATTTTCGGGCGTGGTGGCGAAGAGATCGAAGAACTGGCGGCCCATGGCATCCCGTTCCAGGTCGTGCCGGGCATTACCGCTGCCAGCGGTTGCGCGGCGTATGCCGGGATTCCGCTGACTCACCGCGATTACGCGCAGTCAGTGCGGTTTGTCACCGGGCACCTCAAGGACGGTTCCACCGATTTGCCGTGGGCCGACCTGGTCGCGCCGGCGCAAACCCTGGTGTTTTACATGGGGCTGGTGGGCTTGCCGATCATCTGCGAGCAGTTGATCAAGCACGGTCGCGCGGCTGATACCCCGGCGGCGTTGATCCAGCAGGGCACCACGGTCAATCAGCGGGTATTTACCGGCACCCTGGCCGACCTGCCACGGCTGGTGGCGGAGCATGAAGTGCATGCGCCGACACTGGTGATCGTTGGGGAAGTGGTGCAACTGCGCGAGAAACTGGCGTGGTTCGAAGGGGCTCAGGCGCAGGTCTGA